The following proteins are co-located in the Enoplosus armatus isolate fEnoArm2 chromosome 10, fEnoArm2.hap1, whole genome shotgun sequence genome:
- the abhd18 gene encoding protein ABHD18, with the protein MGVSKLDVFYRRLLLSKLFIGGWGKPEDLKRIFEFRKIIGDREKCKSLVPQDYPVYINKTEEHADCQIHDGFFISPLEHLVPGILPPEAVKARFQFIVPKRWQKNRPVCIHLAGTGDHFFWRRRTLMARPMIKEAGMASLLLENPYYGYRKPKDQLRSSLKNVSDLFVMGGALILESTVLLRWLEREGYWPLGMTGISMGGYMASLAVTNWPKPIPLIPCLSWSTASSVFTTGVLSKAVNWTELEKQYAINSVFEEEIIKLLEYCGADSFKMGPELVKNADSLEHLLGLSGDGRASAGQNFKAGGEAEAGRGLLIDGCPEGGGAGDRLNQFLSSVSGSETSLNTLQRSLHANNTLHGKKMDSAKCCRPSLHRESISFMKGVMDECTHMANFSVPVDTGLIIVVQAKEDAYIPRTGVLSLQEIWPGCEVRYLNGGHISAYLFKQNVFRQAIYDAFNRFCLKYPNLH; encoded by the exons ATGGGTGTGAGCAAACTGGATGTATTTTACAGAAGGCTGCTCCTCAGCAAACTCTTCATTGGGGGATGGGGGAAGCCTGAAGACCTCAAGAG aaTCTTTGAGTTCCGTAAGATCattggagacagagagaagtgcAAGTCTCTGGTGCCTCAGGACTATCCAGTGTACATAAACAAG ACAGAGGAGCACGCCGACTGTCAGATCCACGATGGgttcttcatctctcctctggAACACTTGGTTCCTGGGATCCTGCCACCAGAGGCTGTCAAAGCCAG gttcCAGTTTATAGTTCCTAAGAGGTGGCAGAAGAACAGACCAGTATGTATCCACTTGGCTGGGACAGGAGACCAC ttTTTCTGGCGTCGGCGGACCCTGATGGCCAGGCCCATGATCAAGGAGGCAGGAATGGCTTCACTGCTACTGGAGAACCCTTATT ATGGCTACCGTAAACCCAAAGACCAGCT GCGGTCCAGTCTAAAGAATGTGTCAGACCTGTTTGTGATGGGAGGGGCTTTGATCCTGGAGTCAACGGTGCTTCTCCGTTGGCTGGAGAGAGAAGGTTACTGGCCACTAGGAATGACTGGCATCTCCATGGGAGGATAT ATGGCGTCCCTGGCAGTGACTAATTGGCCAAAGCCCATCCCTCTGATTCCCTGTTTGTCCTGGTCCACTGCCTCTAGTGTCTTTACCACG GGAGTGCTGAGTAAAGCAGTGAACTGGACCGAGCTGGAGAAGCAGTATGCCATTAACTCAGTGTTTGAAGAGGAGATCATTAAGCTGTTGGAGTACTGTGGG GCTGATTCCTTTAAGATGGGTCCAGAACTTGTGAAGAATGCGGACTCTTTGGAGCATCTGCTGGGCCTGTCTGGAGATGGCAGAGCGTCAGCTGGCCAGAACTTCAAAGCTGGTGGGGAAGCTGAGGCCGGACGGGGCCTGTTGATTGACGGATGCCCTGAAGGGGGCGGGGCTGGAGACAGATTGAACCAATTCTTATCATCGGTGAGCGGCAGCGAGACGAGCTTGAACACTCTACAGAG AAGCCTCCATGCAAACAACACACTGCACGGGAAGAAGATGGATTCGGCCAAATGCTGTCGGCCATCATTACACAGAGAGTCTATAAGCTTCATGAAGGGAGTGATGGATGAATGCACTCACATGGCCAACTTCTCTG TCCCTGTAGACACCGGTCTCATCATCGTGGTCCAGGCCAAAGAGGACGCCTACATCCCTCGCACGGGGGTCCTCAGTCTGCAGGAGATCTGGCCAGGATGTGAAGTCAGATATCTGAATGGAGGTCACATCAGTGCGTACCTGTTTAAACAGAATGTCTTCAG ACAGGCCATATACGATGCATTCAACAGATTCTGCCTGAAGTATCCCAACCTGCACTAG
- the igbp1 gene encoding immunoglobulin-binding protein 1 — MAERENNNDATERLNSDAEAPKLYDLLDRGWKIFEEVDSTNEPLGSNSIQVRVKRGMSMLEEASRMVAQLDLFSRNEEVEDIATADLKYLLLPALLGALTMKQTGRDKRLEIVQTARGYFMDFLRRCKEYNLTLSPFELPKSTNENTSPEEASENGRSTAMSVPCSPDLVSMAAQRQAKIERYRQKKDLEARLAEVRKAVDSGQADDEVSRDFYLLNVRRWVTLCLEEIESIDQEVEILKKMDGLKQGAAKQPAQPARPPMKPFILTKDAVQAKVFGAGYPSLATMTVDDWYDQQRKHGVLPDQGIPRRIAVEEDTDAKEREEEEKEKRAEIDDEESLLKARNWDDWKDTHRKGYGNRQNMG, encoded by the exons ATGGCGGAACGTGAAAACAACAACGATGCCACAGAGCGATTGAATTCAGACGCAGAAGCCCCGAAATTATATGATTTGCTAGACCGTGGGTGGAAGATATTTGAGGAGGTGGACAGTACAAACGAACCACTCGGCTCCAACAGTATCCAGGTCCGAGTTAAACGCGGTATGAGTATGTTGGAGGAAGCGTCTCGAATGGTGGCTCAGCTCGACCTGTTCAGCCGcaatgaggaggtggaggatatAGCCACGGCAGACCTGAAGTACCTGCTGCTGCCCGCCTTGTTGGGAGCTCTGACCATGAAGCAGACCGGCCGAGACAAACGTTTAGAGATAGTCCAGACAGCCCGGGGCTACTTTATGGATTTCCTGAGGAGATGTAAAGAGTACAACTTAACTTTGTCACCGTTTGAACTGCCAAAGTCGACGAATGAAAACACAAGCCCCGAGGAAGCATCAGAGAATGGACGCTCTACAGCCATG TCTGTCCCCTGCTCGCCAGACCTGGTTTCCATGGCAGCACAGAGACAAGCCAAGATTGAGCGGTACCGTCAGAAGAAGGACCTGGAAGCCAGACTGGCAGAAGTTCGCAAAGCTGTGGACAGCGGACAGGCCGACGATGAAGTCAGCCGAGATTTTTACCTCCTGAATGTCCGGAGGTGGGTCACTCTGTGTCTGGAGGAAATCGAGAGCATTGACCAGGAGGTGGAGATACTCAAGAAGATGGATGGTCTGAAGCAGGGGGCCGCCAAGCAGCCAGCTCAGCCGGCCAGGCCTCCCATGAAACCCTTCATCCTCACCAAGGACGCTGTGCAG GCTAAGGTGTTTGGGGCTGGTTACCCCAGCCTTGCCACCATGACGGTAGATGACTGGTATGACCAGCAGAGGAAACACGGAGTCCTGCCTGACCAGGGGATACCCAGGAGGATCGCTGTGGAGGAGGACACTGATGcgaaggagagggaagaagaagaaaaagagaaaagggctGAAATTGATGATGAGGAGTCTCTGCTAAAAGCCAGAAACTGGGATGACTGGAAAGACACTCATCGCAAAGGTTATGGAAACCGCCAGAACATGGGCTAA